GACTTTCTTATTTTTCTCCATtcacccagtgggtcagaggccGGGCACCAACCACACCAGGAATTCTCTTCAGGAATTCAACCTGAACATCCGTCCTCACCCCTGAGATGATTCATTTGACTGTTGCTCTACTCTGAAGTTCAAAACTTATGTTGTCTGCAATGAGCTTCAAAAGAATACAATCTTCTAATGTTCTTCAGAAATACAATTAATCAAAATAAGACCActcctggtcactctgacagtccACTTTCCCAGCGCATACTTCACCATTTTCGACACCTCAAAGGGGTCTCTCACATATAAATCCTTACTCAACAAACGCATCCCCTGACTCCGTTAAGAAGCTGCCACGGCACTACTTCCACCTCTTCTTTTACTTGGTTCCTTCCAGAGAGAGTTAGCTTGGTAAGAGCTCTATGTTAGAGTGTATTGCAGAAGTATACTTCTCCATCTGGGTGCTCTGCTGTCCCCCcacttgtttttttgtttgtttttttgtccatGTTTTAATTACTTGTGACAGTGTACCAACCTGGGCGATACACGGTTTGGTCGACCAGTATTGCGGTGCTGAGGCTTTGTCCTAGCTGTccatgtgtaacggatgtgaaatggctagcttagttagcggtgcgcgctaaatagcgtttcaatcggtgacgtcacttgctctgagaccttgaagtagtagttccccttgctctgcaagggccgtggcatttgtggagcgatgggtaatgatgcttcgagggtgactgttgttgatgtgtgcagagggtccctggtttgtgccctggtatgggcgaggggacggtctaaagttatactgttacattgatgctgttgacccggggatcactggttgctgcggaaaaggaggaaggTCAAAGGGGgaggtgagtgtaacggatgtgaaacggctagcttagttaccGTTGACTGtaggtgactgttgttgatgtgtgcagagggtcccgggtatgggcgaggggacggtttaaagttatgctgttacattgatgctgttgatctgggtcacggcaccaatgtaacagtataactttagaccgtccccttgcccatacccgggcgcgaaccaggaaTTGTCTGTCCACCTGAACCCTCCTGGTTTTAGCCTTTGGGAGACTTGCAGCTTTAACCCTGAGTAGGCTCAACCTGGtatcagagcatttcgtattattcggTACGTAAATCCGCTACACTCCAttgagtatgatatgttatggttcgtatggtatgtattaatttgtgaatgtccatcacccattttcaTATTTGGtgtgaattacaattcgtattatatgttttgaatttgcaaaacgtatttGTTTACAAATTCTAGCAAggtggttaacgttagctaggctagggtttAGGGCTAAGTTTAGGAGTTAAGTTAAATggataggggaagggttagctaacatgcttaatctgtccgtgatgagattcgaactcacaacctttgggttTCTAGACTTTCGTGTTATAcgcccacccagccacccaccctACATTTGTTTTTTTGCTTTAAGTAACCAGCTgtcttatataaccataccaaacgtaacatatcatacatattTTGAGTGTCTCGGATTAATGTTTACTATGTTAAGTCTatgctatgagaccaggctggtagGCAAGGTGTGGCAAGGCCACCTCACTTTCATCGCTCACAGGGTGCAGCTCTCTTGCCTAGAATATTGTGTGTTCCACAGTGAACAAGCTATGCAAAGTTGCTAGCTTAATGAGAGGTGACCATTGCAGGATTAAGCACAAAGTTATAAGCACGCTTTCCCTTAAGTCCTGCCAACCTGAGCCCCCACGTATAAAGCGAGAAATAAGCTATAAACATGGCGTGAGTAACAGCCTGGCTCAGCTCCAGGATCACATGCCTAAAAAGAGGGTATTTTAAAACCATGAGGGGGCACAACTGTCGTAGTATTGCTTTAGAGTATAAAACAAGGTAGATTGGTCCTACTACTgttcaaatgtacaaaaatgtatatgaaatgtaTCAGCAATTGTCGCTGTACAGAATAACACAAAGATATGCGCCCCACTACAAATGCTGCTGTAGGCCTACACATATTTTGCGACTACCAACACGCACAGATCAGCTCGACAAAATGAGCACCACTAGGCTATCAAAGATTCTTACAAGCTTCATAGCTTAAACTTCAATAATTAGAATTTATAGGCTACAGTTCTGTCAAATCTGTGACACTACGCAATAGGGCTGTCCctaacaaacaaaaacaattctCCATATATTGACATATCCtgtgttttaatcaaattaaTCATATTCACTAAGTTattctgatgctttaagcacactgtttgatgaaataattaagacacaactcaggaaaaaaaaaaatgtcctttcacattgtcaactgtgtttattttcagcaaacctaacatgtgtaaatatttgtatgaacataacaagattcaacaactgagacataaactgaacaagttccacagacatgtgactgacagaaatggaacaatgtgtccctgaacaaagggggggtcaaaatcaaagtaaaAGTCTGTAtctagtgtggccaccagctgcattaagtactgcattgcatcgcctcctcatggactgcaccatatttgccagttcttgctgtgagatgttaccccagtcttccaccaaggcacctgcatgttcctggacatttctgggggaaatggccctagccctcaccctccgatccaacagatcccagacgtgctcaatggcattgagatccgggctcttcgctggccatggcagaacactgacattcctgtcttacaggaaatcacgcacagaacgagcagtatggctggtggcattgtcatgctggagggtcatgtcaggatgagcctgcaggaagggtaccacatgagggaggaggatgtcttccctgtaacgcacagcgttgagattgcctgcaatgacaacaagctcagtccgatgatgctgtgacacaccgccccaggccATCGGTGTAACTCtggatcccactccagagtacaggcctcggtgtaatgctcattccttcgactataaacgcaaatccgactatccccctggtgagacaaaaccgcgactcgtcagtgaagagcactttttgccagtcttatctggtccagcaacggtgggtttgtgcccataggcgatgttgttgccggtgatgtctggtgaggacctgccttacaacaggcctacaagtccggcctctctcagcttattgcggacagtctgagcactgggattgtgcgttcctggtgtaactcgggcagttgttgttgccatcctgtacctgtcccgcaggtgtgatgttcggatgtaccgatcctgtgcaggtgttgttacacatggtctgccactgcgaggacgatcagctgtccgtcttgtctccctgtagcgctgtcttaggtgtctcatagtacggactagaggtcgacagattaatcggaatggccgatttaattagggccgatttcaagttttcgtaacaattggaaatctgtattttggGGCGCCGATttgtcaatttaaaaaataataataatagtaattatacctttatttaactaggcaagtcagttaagaacacattcttattttcaatgacggcctaggaacggtgggttaacttccttgttcaggggcagaacgacagattttcaccttgtcagctcgggggatccaatcttgcaaccttacagttaactagtccaacgcaataacgacttgcctctctctcgttgcactccacaaggaaactgcctgttacgcgaatgcagtaagccaaggtaagttgctagctagcattaaacttatcttataaaaaacaatcaatcataatcactagttaactagttGGTTATGAGTCGATaagacggcagccatcccctccggcgccatcatgttaactgtgagaccttatatagacaggtgtgtgcctttccatatcatgtccaatcaattgaatctaccacaggtggactccaatcaagttgtagaaacatctcaaggatgatcaatggaaatgtgctcaatttcgagtcttactgtatagcaaaggatctgaatacttatataaatctgattttttatttttacttgcctagttaaataaaggttaaataaatatatgcaCAAAGGAATGATCAATGTAATTTCCACCACCTTCTACACACGACACACAATAGTACTAGTCACCAACTCACTCTAGTACCTATTTGGCATCTCTGGCCTCTGTTCacattttggtgtgtgtgtgtatcaatgaCTATTTGAGAGGATTTCTACGAGATTCATAGCTACCAAGTCAAAATTGTCTCTGCCCCGTCtgtaaattattattttattttaatgtatATTGTAGAAATACATGAAAAAAAACATGCCTTTTGGTCTTAATTAAGATTAGGCATAtggttagtagtgtggttaaggttaggattaaggtttaaAATctcattttaagaagataaagtGTCGAAATAGGCaggttttatgactttgtggctatggAAGCAAGTGACAATACCTTGAAAGGTGTAGGCTAGGGGATAGTGTGCCTATAACCAAATGGTCGCTGGTTTGATGCTGTGTTCATGTGTTAGTCTGAACTAGGAAACTCAGACATttccgacttgctaactggttgtagttatacacaTGCCGTGTTCAAACAGTTAGCAATTTGGTAATTTCAGAGTTTCCTACTTCAGACTAGCACATGAACGTGGCATAAGCTCCACTCTGGTTTCATTCCCAAGATATAACAACCCATTACCTAATTCAGAAAGTGTTAACAAATAGTGTACATCACTATTATTTTAATACAGTTGAAATAAAAGCTAatccaatacatttgattgacattgAATACAATTTGTAGATACAGCTATTTATTTGTAACACTGACAATCTGGACTTTTTATTACATAACAACAGACGTCTTTTAAACATCAACATACCTGAAAATATCATGATCTCACTGCAAGACAGTCCTTCAAAAATGCCTTGAGTCCAATGGCATTAGCAGAAGGCCAAACTGATTCAAGACCAGTGCATACAACTAACAAGTTGTTCCTGCCACCTTTCTTTGCATTTACACTTCTTTCATTTTCACTTTCTTTACAACTTGAATTTTAAATAGTCTTTCAGGTGTTTTGCTAGCTTCATGCATGACAAACACTATTTTAGAAATCTGGTTTCATTTAGTTTATGATCTACATTGAATTCTAATTACACCACTAAAACATAACCAGCAGGTGGCTCTCtgagttaaaaaatatatttgtaaaaCTACAATCTTTTCTCCAATTCACTACCTCTATTTTCTAAACGAGGCAAAATAAGAGCCCCAAACCATATGCACAGCACATTATTACATGACAAGACAAATTCAAATAGAATTGTACAAGCACAATCATTATATACAGTTATCGGGAGTTGAACAAATAGGGAGTAGTGCTTTGGCTCGCTGACAAAGTGTCAGTGTGCCTGGTGATCGCCTCTGCACAGGGGTGTCACTCAAACTTCTTGAGGTGGTTGTAGAGGGACTGGACGTAGGTGAAGATACACATGGGGTCTGGTTTGTTACCCATCACCATCATATCCTCTACCTCTATGAGACGCACACAGTCAGCCTGCTCCCtaaaagagacagaaggagaaagagaaaataaaaaaatataacccACAATATTTAAAGATAAGGTTTctaatacatatatattataacaCCGTATGCCACAGACTTGTCCCAGGATCTCCTCCTTGAGGTattaccccccaacacacacatacacacttactcTGCTGTGGTGAAGGCCACTTCAAAGTTGTGTTTGCGATTGGCAGGATTCAGTGTGTTGTAGTCAAACTCCAGGGGGAAGAAGGAGTGGACCAGGGCAGCAAATGCCATTCCATCACACCAGCTGGATGAGAAGTTCTGGATGTCTATGTTCTGATGGAAGAGAAAATGGTAGGAGCCAAATGCAGTGTTAATTCCATAGAAGACCAGTTAAAAATGTAAGTATTCCTATATATTGACTAACTTTAAGGGCCACATTTGCTGGTAAATCAACATAACACACTCCAATTATGAACAAAAGTTATTGGTATGTTAATTTGGAGCCTCTTAAGCTGTCTAAAGCCCTGGGAAGAACTGAGATGGACAAATTGCTGGAAACCAGAAACAAATCTCACGTGTGCTAGCTAACATTTATCACATTGTGAACAGTCTGTCACAAAGGACTAGGGCTTGACTCACCTGGTAGCTAAAAGTTTTGGATCGGCACCACTCCAGGAGCATTGCCTTGATGCTGCTGGCGCTGTTAAAACTCTGGGAGCGCTGCAGTTTGGGCTTGGAGCCTGCAGCCTTGGACCTGCAGAGTGGAACATAGAGGTGGTCAATTGTTTGTGGCTGTGTAGTTCACGTGGTAAGAACATGATTCTAGCAACACCAAGGTAATGAGTTCAATTCCCAAAGGGAttctttacacacacattacaaatgtatgcacacactATGCTTTAAGTCACTTTGGACAACAGTGTTTGTGTCTGACTTCTCACACAATGATAGTAATAATATACATGTAATAAAGGGTTGAGGGACATGTACAAATGTGATACAAGGGCCTGTTGGCTTTTATTGACACTCAAAACAAAGTACTGGGTTGACAGGAGTAGGGTTATGGTCTCAAAACCTAGGGTTCAGCATTTACTCAATAGGGAGTAATAGCTAGCCAAGTCGGGCAAGAGAGACAATGGGTGAAGTCAGGGTGACTGACTGTGCCTTTTGTACCTGTCACACTCAGAGGCCAAACCCTCAAACAGAGACCGTTTGCTCTGCATCCCGAGGTTGCGAGGCAGCGTTTGTGACCTCTGCAGTTTCCGCTCCCCACCGCCCCCAAACTTGTCCAGCCCACCAAGCCTGTCCGGACCACCTAACTGGTTTGGACTGCCAAACTTGTTTGGACCACCAAATTTATTTGGACCGCCAAACTTGTCCAGGCTCCTAAAGATTATGTAAAAATGTACATCATTGAGCTTCTGAATAAATACTAAAATGCCAGGTTTACATGGTTGTGATTTATATGTATTTGAATAGTGTCTCATTTGATATGTTTTATAATTTGTCAAGGACTGACCTGTCTGTGCCAGGGGGTGGCACTTTTCTGGGGGGTAGGAGTTTTTCTGcacatcacacagagagagagaaagagacagacagagaggaggagagcgagacagaaagaaCGAACAATGTTAACCTGACAATGAACAAAAGACTAAGAGAGGCAAAAGCagacaacaaaacacacaatgaACAAAGATTCACAAAACATTTTACACAAAAACAAGCTTCTTAACAAAAAATAGGAAGTTCATAAGATAGTTTGTAAGTGCAAACTAACATTACTTAAGAATTCATTATTTTTCTCACAAACCTCTCAAATATCTTCTAATGAACTTCTTGACTATCTTCTTAAGATGATTGTTGCTAGACCGATCTAGCTAGCAATCTAAAAATGCTAGCATATTTATTACTGAGATGTTCTTGGGTTTAAAATAATCAATACTGAACATTTCAGAGGAAGTTTGTGagtgaattaaacatgttcaattgcttTCATTAGCTTATTCTCTCACTGCCCATAGGTCTTTAAGACTAGGGTTTAGCTATCTTGGAATTAAGAACATTTCCAAGAAGAAATCAGATAACTTTATTTTCAAGAATCTAATTTCCCCTGAACTTCTTGCTTAATGAGAAGCATAAGAAATAACGTAAGCACCTTAATAAGGAATAGCAACTTTTCATGAGTTCATAGTTAAGGAAAAAATGACAATTAAGAAGAACATTATTCTTAAGAAGATTTTGCAAATTCGGGCCCAGTTCCTAGTTTTACCTGTGGTTGCTGGGAAGCTCATGCTACGTGTTAGACTCGGGCTCACTGCCTTAACTGCAGGTGCTActgtaaaagaaagaaagaaggaaaaaaaCTGAAATAGAACTGGAGGTCAGACAAAGAAATGTGAAAGAACAAAGTCGGAAATGGAAAAGAGGAAAGAGATAGTAGGGAGAGAGTCCTTGTGTCCCTTACCACGTTCACCACGTTTGAAAGGAAATTCTCCCGATGCTTTGGGTGTGGTATCCTCAAATACTGGTTGACTAGGTGTTTTGGGTGCAGGGGACGGAGATGGAGGGGCTGCAGGAGCCTGAGTTGGTGTTGCAGAAGATTGAGTTGGGGTGGTAGGGTGCTGAGTTGTGGCAGAAGGAGACCAAATTGGGGTCGCAGGAGCCCAAGTTGGGGTGGCATGGGACTGAGTTGGGGCAGCAGGAGCCCATGATGGGGGGGCAGGGGACTGATTTGGGGCAGGTGCAGTTAATAACTCTGGACTAGTTCTGCTCAAGGCACTGACAGGGGTATGAGGTGGGGCCAGAGATACAGAGATGTTCTCCTTCTGCACTGCATGACTGCTGACTGGTGACCTCACTTGCATTTGTTGCCCAGAAAAACTCTCTGATTGGGTGAGAATAGACAGAAGAGGAGAACATGTTTACTGGTAAAGTTTAGCTTGTATGCAAGGTGTGATTTGAACTAGAGAGTGACATCCGGTCAGATGGATTGTGTCAACCAGACCTGAGTTCAAACAGTATTCGTTTTCTATCAAATACTTTAGCTGCACTTGATTGAGCTTGACTGCTGCAATGAAACCAATGGAAACATTGTACATTTGACATTCCAGGCCGGCTTAATCAACAAGTAtttgtatttgaaagaaaacaagtaCTATTTGAACCTGGCCAGGTGTCAATGAGAGTAGATGACAGACACAGATTCCCAATCTGGCAGAAATGACTACATGTTACAATCTAGGCCCACTGAAAGCAGCAAATATGATGTACCTGATCCTTGTGATAGGTCTGGAAGGGTAAATGTATGCATTGATACAGGGGTCTCTCTCTTCAATGCTGGTGCTGAAACAACCAAGACAAGTCAAAAACGTCAGCCATGGATATGTTCCTTCATTTACCTTTATAAATAATAAAGGTTCATTTTTCAAAACACATCTTAGGAGGACAGTTCACCCCAAAATTACTAGACTTTTGCACAAAATCCAAGGGTAAGGGTAGAGAGTCCAATCCATGTTCAACTCACCAGGACTAAACAGAGCATCAAGTGCTGTTTTGGGAGTGGTGACGTCAGCAATTGGGTAGGTAGGAGACTTTGGTGTTGAAGCAGGAGATTTTCTGGCCAAAGCAGGAGATTGGACTGGCGGTTTGGGGCCAGTCGGGGAGTCGGTTTTGGTTATGGCAGTGCAGGGAAGATGTGGCTCGCCGAATGATGAGTCGTCTGATTTGTTAGGAGTGTACATACAATATGAGGATTACAAAAATATCAATAGCCTGCTTACAAGGTAAGTAAACAAATATGTAACATATAGCTAGCTATATTATATTACAGTTATTTTACTCACCAGATTTAAACAATAAATCTGGTCTGGCTTTGGGTGAGGTGACACCTGCTAATAAATGACCAGGAGACTTGAGCTCCACTGAGGCTCGTCTGGGGCCAGTTGGTGACTCGGGACAAGTCCTGGTCATGGCACTGACGGGGAGATGAGGCTTGTGCTCCTCTGCCTCCTGACCACTGACTGAATGGGAGGTAGCAGACATGCATGATAAAAGAGGTTGTGTGTGCCAATTCAGTTTCAATTCAATTCCCCAATATAAATTGTTTTCTAAAATCTTGAATAGTAACTTAGAATTTTCAACTGAATTGACCCCAACACTGATGTGTGTTTAAACCTTGCTCTTTGTGATGTCCATTCTCCAACACAGCAGCAACATTTCTGTCTTCCGTTTTGTCAACAACTTTGTGACCCTATATAAAAGAGAAACAGAACACCCTTAACTACGGCCCCACTACTACACAATAGGCACAATCTAAAAGAACACACAATAAATAAACTGAAAACAAATGTAAGTTAAATCAGGAACAATAAATGATGTGGGCACGGCTCATGGCCCTGTTAAGAAATGTTATTATGATTTTTGCTAATGCATACGAATGGCCAACACGCTTCCCGTGGttactttttttattgacattgCTGTGAAAAGCAGGTGAAGGACTTTTGAATGCGTTGATGGGCTTCCCGCCTCTGCTTAGACTAGTCTGGTGGGAATATCCAGGACGTATCCAGGACTGAGGCGGGGCTCACTCGAGACAGAGAGGGAATGCTGGTTGATAACAAGTGTGAATGAAAGCTTTATTAACTGGGCCAGTGAACTCGGCAGATGTTGCCCAGGCCAGCAAGCAGCCCTGATTGTCGAGCCCTGcagtctctttagctaatccACTCCCTGTACTCCATGTCATTTGCCAAATAAAAtgccacctgctggagaagacagacTTTGGTCCCAGTTATCCCTCTTGCTCCCGCCTTGGGCTATAgtaatca
Above is a window of Oncorhynchus tshawytscha isolate Ot180627B linkage group LG30, Otsh_v2.0, whole genome shotgun sequence DNA encoding:
- the LOC112228386 gene encoding smoothelin-like protein 2 isoform X1, whose translation is MHRSISSKLRVSVASGDMDAAPTTVSAAEDATCDETVCEALGRFEVTLAAAVREVHVDVSAFKRGVERRVDEACQAQGPLAEAVQRLTQENLQLRSQLEALARLVEGLTGKGVDRSALEDRDSRGQIPMTSSQGMVNRSHGSPSTMVPNGPSESGSSGLGSGSSGSGASSSTSAHLSSREPMEDNMVNGHKVVDKTEDRNVAAVLENGHHKEQVSGQEAEEHKPHLPVSAMTRTCPESPTGPRRASVELKSPGHLLAGVTSPKARPDLLFKSDDSSFGEPHLPCTAITKTDSPTGPKPPVQSPALARKSPASTPKSPTYPIADVTTPKTALDALFSPAPALKRETPVSMHTFTLPDLSQGSESFSGQQMQVRSPVSSHAVQKENISVSLAPPHTPVSALSRTSPELLTAPAPNQSPAPPSWAPAAPTQSHATPTWAPATPIWSPSATTQHPTTPTQSSATPTQAPAAPPSPSPAPKTPSQPVFEDTTPKASGEFPFKRGERVAPAVKAVSPSLTRSMSFPATTEKLLPPRKVPPPGTDRSLDKFGGPNKFGGPNKFGSPNQLGGPDRLGGLDKFGGGGERKLQRSQTLPRNLGMQSKRSLFEGLASECDRSKAAGSKPKLQRSQSFNSASSIKAMLLEWCRSKTFSYQNIDIQNFSSSWCDGMAFAALVHSFFPLEFDYNTLNPANRKHNFEVAFTTAEEQADCVRLIEVEDMMVMGNKPDPMCIFTYVQSLYNHLKKFE
- the LOC112228386 gene encoding smoothelin-like protein 2 isoform X2; protein product: MHRSISSKLRVSVASGDMDAAPTTVSAAEDATCDETVCEALGRFEVTLAAAVREVHVDVSAFKRGVERRVDEACQAQGPLAEAVQRLTQENLQLRSQLEALARLVEGLTGKGVDRSALEDRDSRGQIPMTSSQGMVNRSHGSPSTMVPNGPSESGSSGLGSGSSGSGASSSTSAHLSSREPMEDNMVNGHKVVDKTEDRNVAAVLENGHHKEQVSGQEAEEHKPHLPVSAMTRTCPESPTGPRRASVELKSPGHLLAGVTSPKARPDLLFKSDDSSFGEPHLPCTAITKTDSPTGPKPPVQSPALARKSPASTPKSPTYPIADVTTPKTALDALFSPAPALKRETPVSMHTFTLPDLSQGSESFSGQQMQVRSPVSSHAVQKENISVSLAPPHTPVSALSRTSPELLTAPAPNQSPAPPSWAPAAPTQSHATPTWAPATPIWSPSATTQHPTTPTQSSATPTQAPAAPPSPSPAPKTPSQPVFEDTTPKASGEFPFKRGERAPAVKAVSPSLTRSMSFPATTEKLLPPRKVPPPGTDRSLDKFGGPNKFGGPNKFGSPNQLGGPDRLGGLDKFGGGGERKLQRSQTLPRNLGMQSKRSLFEGLASECDRSKAAGSKPKLQRSQSFNSASSIKAMLLEWCRSKTFSYQNIDIQNFSSSWCDGMAFAALVHSFFPLEFDYNTLNPANRKHNFEVAFTTAEEQADCVRLIEVEDMMVMGNKPDPMCIFTYVQSLYNHLKKFE